In Nicotiana tabacum cultivar K326 chromosome 19, ASM71507v2, whole genome shotgun sequence, one DNA window encodes the following:
- the LOC107782466 gene encoding zinc finger CCCH domain-containing protein 3 has translation MPLGKYYCDYCDKEFQDTAAARKRHLQGVQHQRAKALWYDSLRNPQLYNDPDSFGKGVCNHFVRTGYCQYGDSCKYYHPKQNSQNVQQTGIPPGTTTREGIHLKSVPNSQPFGSASFPGDVFKENAGAKLGNLPPSLRPPPEGGYPPLPFVDWG, from the exons ATGCCGTTGGGGAAATACTACTGCGATTATTGCGATAAGGAGTTCCAGGATACTGCAGCGGCTCGGAAGCGACATCTTCAAGGCGTTCAACATCAGAGAGCTAAAGCTCTTTGGTACGACTCTTTGCGCA ATCCTCAGTTATATAACGATCCTGATTCGTTTGGTAAAGGAGTCTGCAATCACTTTGTTCGTACG GGGTATTGCCAGTATGGGGACTCCTGCAAATATTATCATCCCAAGCAAAACTCTCAAAATGTGCAACAAACGGGAATTCCTCCAG GAACAACTACTAGAGAGGGTATTCACTTAAAGAGTGTACCAAATAGTCAACCTTTCGGTTCAGCATCTTTTCCAG GTGATGTGTTCAAAGAAAATGCCGGAGCAAAGCTGGGCAATCTGCCTCCCTCTCTAAGGCCTCCGCCAGAGGGTGGTTATCCACCTCTCCCTTTTGTTGACTGGGGATAA
- the LOC107782467 gene encoding polygalacturonase At1g48100-like, with protein MDFTKILFLIFHFILLSFVCSVHGRLYDYPNVPRFRALSQISLPPSPAPEGAPETNNGKNSNDSAAIFNVLSYGAVGDGVTDDTQAFKMAWDAACQVDSAIVLVPYHYSFMIQSTIFTGPCKSGLVFQIEGTIMPPDGPDSWPKSVSKRQWLVFYRIDGMSMQGGGLIDGKGEKWWNLPCKPHKGINGTTAPVPCDSPVALRFFMSSNLTVQGLKIKNSPFFHFRFDSCHDVHIDSLYIKSPSLSPNTDGIHIENTNDVTIHNSIIYNGDDCISIGAGCFNVDIRNMTCGPSHGISIGSLGIRNSRACVSNITVSDSTIKHSDNGVRIKTWQGGFGTVSKVTFNNIRMENVRNPIILDQYYCNNNNKSCANQTSAVYISDVIYSNIKGTYDVRSPPMRLACSDSVPCTNLTFVDVELYPAQGQKIIEPYCWNAYGDLRSLTIPPVFCLLEGKPQSLPSNDVDQC; from the exons ATGGACTTTACTAAGATTTTAttcttgatttttcattttatcTTGCTTTCCTTTGTTTGTTCAGTTCATGGTAGGCTTTATGACTACCCGAACGTGCCCCGTTTTCGTGCATTGTCACAAATTTCATTGCCACCTTCCCCTGCACCTGAGGGTGCACCAGAAACTAACAATGGCAAGAATTCAAATGATTCTGCAGCCATTTTCAATGTGTTATCTTATGGTGCTGTTGGAGATGGTGTGACCGACGATACACAAGCGTTTAAAATGGCTTGGGATGCTGCTTGTCAAGTTGATTCAGCCATTGTATTAGTTCCCTATCACTATTCCTTCATGATTCAATCCACAATCTTCACTGGTCCTTGTAAAAGTGGACTAGTTTTTCAG ATTGAAGGAACCATAATGCCACCAGATGGACCTGATTCATGGCCAAAAAGTGTCAGTAAAAGACAATGGTTAGTCTTTTACAGAATTGATGGAATGTCAATGCAAGGTGGTGGACTTATAGATGGCAAAGGTGAAAAATGGTGGAATCTTCCTTGCAAACCTCATAAG GGAATAAATGGAACAACTGCACCTGTTCCTTGTGACAGCCCAGTG GCTTTAAGGTTTTTCATGAGCTCAAATTTGACAGTTCAAGGACTTAAAATCAAGAACAGTCCATTTTTCCATTTCAGATTTGACAGTTGCCATGATGTTCACATTGATTCACTATACATAAAATCACCATCTCTGAGCCCCAATACTGATGGAATTCACATAGAGAATACCAATGATGTCACTATACATAATTCAATAATCTACAATG GTGATGACTGTATTTCAATTGGAGCTGGTTGTTTCAATGTTGATATAAGGAACATGACCTGTGGTCCTAGTCATGGAATAAG CATTGGCAGCCTAGGCATTCGCAATTCGCGGGCATGTGTGTCGAACATTACAGTTTCAGATTCAACTATTAAGCATTCAGACAATGGTGTTAGGATCAAGACATGGCAAGGTGGATTTGGGACAGTATCAAAGGTTACTTTCAACAACATTAGAATGGAAAACGTCCGAAATCCGATAATTTTAGATCAATATtactgcaacaacaacaacaagagcTGTGCAAATCAAACTTCAGCAGTGTACATTTCTGATGTGATTTATTCAAACATAAAGGGAACTTATGATGTGAGAAGTCCACCAATGCGTTTGGCTTGTAGTGATAGTGTCCCTTGCACAAATTTGACTTTTGTAGATGTGGAGTTATATCCAGCTCAAGGACAGAAAATTATAGAACCATATTGTTGGAATGCTTATGGAGATCTTAGGAGTCTTACTATTCCACCAGTTTTTTGCTTGTTGGAAGGCAAACCTCAGTCATTGCCAAGTAATGATGTTGATCAGTGTTGA